The Amycolatopsis viridis genome window below encodes:
- the ligD gene encoding non-homologous end-joining DNA ligase encodes MPTPEPVAPMLAVPGPVQDSEGWAFEWKYDGVRCQAAVSGGDVRLYSRRLREVTATYPELAVLGRDRRTLLIDGEVVALDEDGRPDFGRLQQRMNLSAPTPARLASVPVVFFAFDLLHEGTADCTGLPYEERRERLLALGIDRPEVRVRRHFRASEVEGAELLRAAREVGLEGLVSKRLDSRYQPGLRSPDWVKTPLTRTQEVVIAGWTAGGGRRSGTFGALLLGLHDETGLRFAGHVGTGFTDRMLADLQDRLRPLARRTSPFATPVPREYARHAHWVEPELVGEVEFRQWTSDGRLRAPSWRGLRPDRHPEEVTRA; translated from the coding sequence ATGCCGACGCCCGAGCCCGTCGCCCCGATGCTGGCCGTTCCCGGACCCGTGCAGGACAGCGAGGGCTGGGCGTTCGAGTGGAAGTACGACGGCGTGCGGTGCCAGGCCGCGGTGTCCGGCGGCGACGTCCGGCTCTACTCGCGGCGGCTGCGGGAGGTCACCGCCACTTACCCCGAGCTCGCCGTGCTGGGCCGGGACCGCCGGACCCTGTTGATCGACGGCGAGGTCGTCGCGCTCGACGAGGACGGCAGGCCGGACTTCGGGCGCCTGCAGCAGCGGATGAACCTGTCCGCGCCCACGCCCGCGCGGCTGGCGTCGGTGCCGGTGGTGTTCTTCGCGTTCGACCTGCTGCACGAGGGAACCGCCGACTGCACCGGCCTGCCCTACGAAGAGCGCCGGGAACGGTTGCTGGCCCTGGGGATCGACCGCCCGGAGGTGCGGGTGCGGCGGCACTTCCGGGCGTCCGAAGTGGAGGGTGCGGAGCTGCTGCGGGCCGCCCGCGAGGTGGGCCTGGAGGGCCTCGTTTCCAAACGGCTCGACTCGCGTTACCAGCCGGGGCTGCGGTCGCCGGACTGGGTGAAGACGCCACTGACCCGCACCCAGGAGGTGGTGATCGCGGGCTGGACCGCGGGCGGGGGACGACGATCGGGCACGTTCGGCGCGTTGCTGCTCGGGCTGCACGACGAGACCGGGTTGCGCTTCGCCGGTCACGTCGGCACCGGCTTCACCGACCGGATGCTGGCCGACCTGCAGGACCGGCTGCGCCCGCTCGCCCGTCGCACCAGCCCGTTCGCCACCCCGGTGCCCCGCGAGTACGCCCGCCACGCGCACTGGGTGGAGCCGGAGCTGGTGGGCGAGGTGGAGTTCCGGCAGTGGACCTCCGACGGGCGGCTGCGGGCGCCGTCCTGGCGCGGGCTGCGGCCGGACCGGCACCCGGAGGAGGTCACGCGCGCGTGA
- a CDS encoding DMT family transporter, whose translation MLSPARGGPGWGLLGVAAFSFTVPFTRVAVGTMSPLFIGCGRAVIAALLAAGALAATRQRLPRGVQWLRLAVVAAGVVVGFPVLTSFALTSASASHSAVVIALLPAATAVIAVLRGRERPPVRFWVTAAAGAGAAVGFAVLQGGGFGGLHWSDLLLLGAVLAAGVGYAEGGLLARELGAWQTISWALVLSAPVMAALAATSAAQHPPAGGVAEWAAFAYLGVVSMFLGFFAWYRGLAIGPMAHVSQIQLVQPVLSICWAVLLLREAITWPTVLGGLAVIACAGLAVRTRLTRA comes from the coding sequence GTGCTATCTCCCGCGCGGGGCGGTCCCGGCTGGGGACTGCTCGGCGTGGCCGCGTTCTCGTTCACCGTGCCGTTCACCCGCGTCGCCGTCGGGACGATGTCACCGTTGTTCATCGGCTGCGGCCGCGCCGTGATCGCCGCACTGCTCGCGGCCGGTGCACTCGCGGCCACCCGGCAACGGCTGCCCCGCGGCGTCCAGTGGCTGCGGCTCGCCGTGGTCGCCGCGGGCGTGGTGGTCGGCTTCCCGGTGCTCACCTCGTTCGCGCTGACCAGCGCGTCGGCCAGTCACAGCGCGGTGGTGATCGCACTGCTGCCTGCCGCTACCGCGGTGATCGCGGTGCTGCGCGGCCGGGAACGGCCGCCGGTGCGGTTCTGGGTGACGGCGGCGGCCGGCGCGGGCGCCGCGGTCGGCTTCGCGGTGCTGCAGGGCGGGGGGTTCGGCGGGCTGCACTGGTCCGATCTGCTGCTGCTCGGGGCCGTGCTCGCGGCCGGGGTGGGTTACGCCGAGGGCGGGCTGCTCGCCCGCGAACTCGGCGCGTGGCAGACGATCTCGTGGGCGCTCGTGCTGTCCGCACCGGTGATGGCCGCGCTCGCGGCGACGTCGGCGGCACAGCACCCGCCAGCGGGCGGCGTGGCCGAGTGGGCGGCCTTCGCCTACCTCGGCGTGGTGAGCATGTTCCTCGGGTTCTTCGCCTGGTACCGCGGGCTCGCGATCGGGCCGATGGCACACGTCAGCCAGATCCAGCTGGTCCAGCCGGTGCTGAGCATCTGCTGGGCGGTCCTCCTGCTGCGCGAGGCGATCACCTGGCCGACCGTGCTCGGCGGGCTCGCGGTGATCGCCTGCGCCGGTCTGGCGGTGCGGACCCGGCTCACGCGCGCGTGA
- a CDS encoding aminotransferase-like domain-containing protein: MSDDSSARIVADLRAWIATAQPGARLPSTRALVAQYAASPVTVQKALRTLAAHGLVESRPGVGTFVRAARLARPSDYGWQTAALGSPRHRLPRGSAALRTMPNDVIALHSGYPDPELLPERLVRAAFARAARGDAAVHRPPVAGLPGLQAWFAAELGVAAPGDVVVFPGSQSGLSAAFRGLVGAGRPLVLESPTYWGAILAAAQTGVQVVPVPSGADGPDPDELARAFRQTGARAFYAQPNFANPTGARWSPELAGRVLDVVREHGAFLIEDDWAHDFGIDADPVPLAARDDDGHVVYLRSLTKSVSPAVRVAGLVARGPARERVLAGVRAEALFVSGILQAVALDVVTQPAWRGHLRGLRDQLAARRDLLVRAVREHLPYARLESVPRGGLNLWVRLPDTVDPVRLSRECEAAGVALSPGGEWFPAEPPGAYLRLNYSGPNPAAFADGARIIGEVLARQ; the protein is encoded by the coding sequence ATGTCCGACGATAGCAGCGCGCGCATCGTCGCCGACCTCCGCGCGTGGATCGCGACCGCCCAGCCCGGTGCCCGGCTGCCGTCCACGCGGGCACTGGTCGCCCAGTACGCGGCTAGTCCGGTGACCGTGCAGAAGGCGTTGCGGACCCTCGCGGCGCACGGGCTGGTGGAGAGCCGGCCCGGGGTGGGGACGTTCGTGCGCGCGGCACGACTGGCCCGGCCCAGCGACTACGGGTGGCAGACCGCCGCGCTGGGCTCCCCGCGCCACCGCTTGCCGCGCGGGTCGGCGGCACTGCGCACTATGCCCAACGACGTGATCGCGCTGCACTCGGGTTATCCGGACCCCGAACTGCTTCCCGAGCGGCTGGTCCGGGCCGCGTTCGCCCGCGCGGCGCGTGGCGACGCGGCCGTGCACCGCCCGCCCGTCGCGGGGCTGCCCGGGCTGCAGGCGTGGTTCGCGGCCGAGCTCGGGGTGGCGGCGCCGGGTGACGTGGTCGTCTTCCCCGGCAGCCAGAGCGGGTTGAGCGCGGCGTTCCGCGGGCTGGTCGGTGCCGGCCGCCCGCTCGTCCTGGAGTCGCCGACCTACTGGGGCGCGATCCTCGCCGCGGCGCAGACGGGGGTACAGGTGGTGCCGGTGCCCAGCGGCGCGGACGGTCCCGACCCGGACGAGCTGGCGCGGGCGTTCCGGCAGACCGGCGCCCGCGCGTTCTACGCGCAGCCGAACTTCGCCAACCCGACCGGCGCCCGCTGGTCGCCGGAGCTGGCCGGCCGGGTCCTCGACGTCGTCCGCGAGCACGGCGCGTTCCTCATCGAGGACGACTGGGCACACGACTTCGGCATCGACGCCGACCCGGTGCCGCTCGCTGCGCGCGACGACGACGGGCACGTGGTGTACCTGCGGTCGCTGACCAAGAGCGTGTCCCCGGCGGTCCGGGTTGCCGGGCTCGTCGCGCGCGGCCCGGCGCGCGAGCGCGTCCTGGCCGGTGTCCGGGCCGAGGCGCTGTTCGTCAGCGGCATCCTGCAGGCGGTCGCGCTGGACGTGGTCACGCAGCCCGCGTGGCGCGGGCATCTGCGGGGCCTGCGTGACCAGCTGGCGGCCCGGCGCGACCTGCTCGTCCGCGCCGTGCGGGAGCACCTGCCGTACGCGCGCCTGGAGTCGGTGCCGCGGGGCGGGCTGAACCTCTGGGTGCGGCTGCCGGACACCGTCGACCCGGTGCGCCTGAGCCGGGAGTGCGAGGCGGCCGGGGTCGCGCTCAGCCCGGGTGGCGAGTGGTTCCCCGCCGAACCGCCCGGCGCCTACCTGCGGCTCAACTACTCCGGCCCGAACCCGGCTGCGTTTGCCGACGGTGCCCGGATCATCGGCGAGGTCCTGGCCCGGCAGTGA
- a CDS encoding ATP-binding protein yields MLRVRLLGEQAILDEATGSVVTRSPRTLALVAFLVVHAGVPQPRQRIAELFWPDSTEAQALTNLRRELHHLRHAVGDECLVVTAKDLCWRDCAGVRVDVREFDTACRAALDGDAAAVLARAPVAVSAYRGEFLPATNEEWVIQPRAELESRCVRLCDRLCQARRASGDLTGAADVARTRIRLRPLEEQGYRTLMELQAAMGDRAGAVSTYHQCASTVERELGVAPDEATRRALQRLLAGRPEGARPATTGLVGRTRELAALVRRWQAAAGGRPGLVLVRGGAGVGKSRLVAEVADTARTQGAIVAIAQCFGTPGRLPLAPVAEWLRTPVVQAATATLDPVWRTEVDRLVPSGRARSEPGTGPRAMVDAWQRHRFFEGLARALTGTGRPMLLVLDNLQWCDQETLAFLTFCLGLAPRAPVLIAATLRTDDLGERPDIGDWTTRMRAAGLLAELTLSPLDEADSARLAGLISGRPPAPADRRLLHATTGGFPLYVVEAVRGGALPGSGLTDVLRNRLEQTSPAARAVAGLAAAVGRDFTLALLTEASDLPPDTVVRAVDELWRRRLVRATGDGYDFSHDLLRDTAYALVSPPHRWLLHSRIAQALELLHAGDTGPVSGLLAEQYARGGRPDRAIAFYRRAAEFASSTFAHAEAIRLHEEALELVRAQPDGAGESSDSSARQELAILETMAAPLNARHGYASPQLQQALERTIELAERLRRHDTMLTALVGLWGSRFVQGRTIDAGRVAAEVLDLAGEDSELRCSAHFAFAGSATSLGRHSEAVRHFDLAVRLSRGAPSLTVGTRPDVHALAWAAHPHWLLGHTAEAVASCREALVRARAAGHPYSLAVALAYAGITHQMCGDTGRLGDTVRELAELCDRYGFAYYREWGLVLGGWRTGDHATARQGVENLRAAGSFARMPYWLALLADTSAPEAARATLDAAIVAGQARDDVWWLPEVMRKRAALDDPGGAVPRLRSAIRLARAQGSVALLRRCAHDLGVRAGTP; encoded by the coding sequence ATGCTGCGGGTCCGCCTGCTGGGTGAGCAGGCGATCCTCGACGAGGCGACCGGATCGGTGGTGACCCGCTCGCCGAGAACCCTCGCGCTGGTGGCGTTCCTGGTCGTGCACGCCGGGGTGCCGCAGCCCCGGCAGCGCATCGCCGAGCTGTTCTGGCCCGACTCCACCGAGGCGCAGGCGCTGACGAACCTGCGCCGCGAGCTGCACCACCTGCGCCACGCGGTGGGCGACGAGTGCCTGGTGGTGACCGCGAAGGACCTGTGCTGGCGGGACTGCGCTGGTGTTCGCGTCGATGTGAGGGAGTTCGACACGGCGTGCCGGGCCGCGCTGGACGGTGACGCGGCGGCGGTGCTGGCCCGGGCGCCGGTGGCCGTTTCGGCCTACCGGGGTGAATTCCTGCCCGCCACCAACGAGGAGTGGGTGATCCAGCCGCGTGCCGAACTGGAATCCCGGTGCGTGCGGCTGTGCGACCGGCTGTGCCAGGCGCGCCGCGCGAGCGGGGACCTGACCGGCGCAGCGGACGTCGCGCGCACCCGGATCCGGTTGCGCCCCCTGGAAGAGCAGGGCTACCGGACGCTGATGGAGCTGCAGGCCGCGATGGGCGACCGCGCGGGCGCGGTCAGCACCTACCACCAGTGCGCGTCCACAGTGGAGCGTGAACTGGGGGTGGCGCCGGACGAGGCCACCCGGCGGGCGCTGCAACGGCTGCTCGCCGGGCGACCCGAGGGGGCGCGGCCGGCCACCACCGGACTCGTCGGGCGCACCCGCGAGCTGGCCGCCCTCGTCCGCCGCTGGCAGGCCGCCGCCGGCGGACGGCCCGGACTGGTGCTCGTGCGGGGTGGCGCCGGGGTCGGCAAGAGCCGTCTGGTCGCCGAGGTCGCCGACACCGCGCGAACGCAGGGTGCGATCGTCGCGATCGCGCAGTGCTTCGGTACCCCCGGGCGGCTGCCGCTGGCACCGGTCGCCGAGTGGTTGCGCACCCCCGTCGTCCAGGCCGCCACGGCGACCCTGGACCCGGTGTGGCGCACCGAGGTGGACCGTCTCGTACCGTCCGGCAGGGCGCGCAGCGAGCCGGGAACCGGGCCGCGCGCGATGGTCGACGCGTGGCAGCGGCACCGCTTCTTCGAGGGACTCGCCCGGGCGCTGACCGGGACTGGACGGCCGATGCTGCTGGTGCTGGACAACCTGCAGTGGTGCGACCAGGAGACCCTGGCGTTCCTCACGTTCTGCCTCGGCCTCGCCCCGCGCGCGCCGGTCCTCATCGCCGCGACCCTGCGCACCGACGACCTCGGCGAGCGGCCGGACATCGGCGACTGGACCACCCGCATGCGCGCCGCCGGACTGCTGGCCGAGCTGACCCTGAGCCCGCTGGACGAGGCGGATTCGGCCCGTCTGGCCGGCCTGATCTCCGGACGGCCGCCGGCGCCGGCCGATCGCCGGCTCCTGCACGCCACCACCGGCGGGTTCCCGCTCTACGTGGTGGAAGCCGTCCGCGGCGGGGCATTGCCCGGCAGCGGCCTGACCGACGTGCTGCGCAACCGCCTGGAGCAGACGTCCCCGGCGGCGCGCGCCGTCGCCGGGCTCGCCGCCGCGGTCGGCCGCGATTTCACGCTCGCCCTGCTCACCGAGGCCAGCGACCTGCCACCGGACACCGTCGTGCGGGCCGTCGACGAACTGTGGCGGCGCCGCCTCGTCCGCGCGACCGGCGACGGCTACGACTTCAGCCACGACCTGCTCCGGGACACCGCCTACGCACTGGTCAGCCCGCCGCACCGCTGGCTGCTGCACAGCCGGATCGCCCAGGCGCTGGAACTCCTGCACGCCGGGGACACCGGCCCGGTCTCCGGCCTGCTCGCCGAGCAGTACGCCCGGGGCGGGCGGCCGGACCGCGCGATCGCCTTCTACCGGCGGGCCGCGGAGTTCGCGTCCAGCACGTTCGCCCACGCCGAGGCGATCCGGCTGCACGAGGAGGCGCTGGAGCTGGTCCGGGCGCAACCCGATGGTGCCGGTGAGTCCAGTGATTCATCCGCCCGTCAGGAACTCGCGATCCTGGAGACGATGGCGGCACCGCTGAACGCCCGGCACGGCTACGCCTCACCGCAGCTGCAGCAGGCGCTGGAACGGACCATCGAACTCGCCGAACGGCTGCGTCGGCACGACACGATGCTCACCGCCCTGGTCGGCCTGTGGGGTTCGCGGTTCGTGCAGGGCCGCACGATCGACGCCGGCCGCGTGGCGGCCGAGGTGCTCGACCTCGCCGGAGAGGACTCCGAGCTGCGCTGCTCGGCCCATTTCGCGTTCGCCGGATCCGCCACCAGCCTCGGACGGCACTCGGAGGCGGTGCGGCACTTCGACCTGGCGGTCCGGCTGAGCCGGGGCGCGCCGTCGCTCACCGTCGGCACGCGACCGGACGTGCACGCGCTCGCGTGGGCCGCGCACCCGCACTGGCTGCTCGGACACACCGCGGAGGCCGTGGCGAGCTGCCGCGAAGCCCTTGTCCGCGCCCGCGCGGCCGGGCACCCGTACAGCCTGGCCGTCGCACTGGCCTACGCCGGGATCACGCACCAGATGTGCGGCGACACCGGCCGGCTCGGCGACACCGTGCGGGAGCTGGCCGAGCTGTGCGACCGCTACGGATTCGCCTACTACCGCGAATGGGGCCTGGTGCTGGGCGGCTGGCGGACCGGTGACCACGCGACGGCGCGCCAGGGCGTCGAGAACCTCCGCGCCGCGGGCTCGTTCGCGCGGATGCCGTACTGGCTGGCGCTGCTCGCCGACACCTCCGCGCCCGAGGCCGCCCGGGCGACCCTGGACGCGGCGATCGTCGCCGGGCAGGCCCGCGACGACGTGTGGTGGCTGCCCGAGGTGATGCGCAAACGCGCCGCGCTCGACGATCCCGGTGGCGCGGTGCCCCGGCTGCGGTCGGCGATCCGGCTCGCCCGCGCCCAGGGCAGCGTCGCGCTGCTCCGGCGGTGTGCGCACGACCTGGGCGTTCGGGCCGGCACGCCGTGA
- a CDS encoding FAD-binding oxidoreductase, translating into MTTIVTAPYDELAATLRGDLVRPDDPDYDTARAVYNGMIDRRPAAIVRVRDTADVVSCVRFARAHDITIAVRGGGHNAGGLGVADDALVIDFALLHSTTVDPRHHTVRVDAGCTWADVDHATVPFGMAVPCGFVGSTGVAGLTLGGGIGYLSRRFGLTVDNLLAADVVLADGTLVTATETEHPDLFWALRGGGGNFGVVTSFTFRAHDIGEHGVIIGGPVLYDLADAADVLRWYRELVPSLPEELSGWFGLLTIPPAPPFPEQLWGRKACGIVWCYTGPHDRADEVLAPVTSYGAPLVVGVQPMPHTVLQTAFDALFPPGLQWYWKADFFTEITDEAIDVHCRYGQTLPTPFSTMHLYPIDGAAARVPAGSTAFAHREGGWAGVIVGVSPDPADVDAMSGWAKDYWSELHPTSAGSAYINFMMDDEGQDRVHASYRDNYARLARVKAAYDPDNVFHVNQNIRPAR; encoded by the coding sequence ATGACGACCATCGTCACCGCACCGTACGACGAACTCGCGGCCACGCTGCGCGGCGACCTCGTGCGGCCGGACGACCCGGACTACGACACGGCCCGGGCCGTCTACAACGGGATGATCGACCGGCGCCCGGCCGCGATCGTCCGGGTCCGCGACACCGCCGACGTCGTCTCGTGCGTGCGGTTCGCGCGGGCGCACGACATCACGATCGCCGTCCGCGGCGGCGGCCACAACGCCGGTGGCCTCGGCGTCGCCGACGACGCCCTGGTCATCGACTTCGCCCTGCTGCACAGCACCACCGTCGACCCGCGGCACCACACCGTGCGCGTCGACGCGGGGTGCACGTGGGCCGACGTCGACCACGCCACCGTCCCGTTCGGGATGGCCGTGCCGTGCGGGTTCGTCGGCTCGACCGGTGTCGCGGGCCTCACGCTAGGCGGCGGGATCGGCTACCTGTCCCGCCGGTTCGGTCTCACCGTGGACAACCTGCTCGCGGCGGACGTGGTGCTCGCCGACGGCACCCTGGTCACCGCGACCGAGACCGAGCACCCGGACCTGTTCTGGGCGTTGCGGGGCGGCGGCGGGAACTTCGGCGTGGTCACCTCGTTCACCTTCCGCGCCCACGACATCGGTGAGCACGGCGTGATCATCGGCGGCCCGGTGCTCTACGACCTGGCCGACGCGGCGGACGTGCTGCGCTGGTACCGGGAGCTGGTGCCGTCGCTGCCCGAGGAACTGTCCGGCTGGTTCGGGTTGCTGACGATCCCGCCCGCGCCGCCGTTCCCGGAGCAGCTGTGGGGACGCAAGGCGTGCGGCATCGTGTGGTGCTACACCGGGCCGCACGACCGCGCGGACGAGGTGCTGGCGCCGGTGACGAGCTACGGTGCGCCGCTCGTCGTGGGTGTGCAGCCGATGCCGCACACCGTCCTGCAGACCGCGTTCGACGCGTTGTTCCCGCCCGGGCTCCAGTGGTACTGGAAGGCCGACTTCTTCACCGAGATCACCGACGAGGCGATCGACGTCCACTGCCGGTACGGGCAGACCCTGCCGACGCCGTTCTCCACGATGCACCTGTACCCGATCGACGGCGCCGCCGCGCGGGTCCCGGCCGGGTCGACGGCGTTCGCCCACCGCGAGGGGGGCTGGGCGGGCGTGATCGTCGGCGTGTCGCCGGACCCGGCGGACGTGGACGCGATGTCGGGCTGGGCGAAGGACTACTGGTCCGAGCTGCACCCGACCTCGGCCGGCAGCGCCTACATCAACTTCATGATGGACGACGAGGGCCAGGACCGGGTGCACGCTTCGTACCGGGACAACTACGCCCGGCTGGCACGCGTCAAGGCCGCATACGACCCGGACAACGTCTTCCACGTCAACCAGAACATCCGCCCCGCGCGGTGA
- a CDS encoding LLM class F420-dependent oxidoreductase — MRFGLFVPQGWRLDLTGIEPARQWQTMLDIARYAENGPYESVWVYDHFHTVPVPTEEATHEAWSLMAALAASTSRVRLGQMCTCMSYRNPAYLAKVAATTDVISGGRVEMGIGAGWYEHEWRAYGYGFPPAGQRLGMLDEGVQIMRQLWSTGTATLDGKHYQVDGARSYPLPLQEGGIPLWIAGGGEKKTLRIAARYARYTNFAGGAEDFKHKSEVLAAHCRDLGTDFDAIVRSANYNVVIGETEKDVADRLAWIRAHYEPHVPADVLENTVESFRNGPLVGTPEQVAERLTELRGLGMTYAITYFADIAYDRTSVELFTNRVIPELA; from the coding sequence ATGCGTTTCGGACTCTTCGTTCCCCAGGGGTGGCGGCTCGACCTGACCGGCATCGAGCCCGCCCGGCAGTGGCAGACCATGCTCGACATCGCCCGGTACGCCGAGAACGGGCCGTACGAGTCGGTGTGGGTGTACGACCACTTCCACACCGTCCCGGTGCCCACGGAGGAGGCCACGCACGAGGCGTGGTCGCTGATGGCCGCGCTGGCCGCGAGCACCAGCCGCGTCCGGCTGGGCCAGATGTGCACCTGCATGAGCTACCGCAACCCGGCCTACCTGGCCAAGGTCGCGGCGACCACCGACGTGATCTCCGGGGGCCGCGTCGAGATGGGCATCGGCGCCGGCTGGTACGAGCACGAGTGGCGGGCCTACGGCTACGGCTTCCCGCCGGCCGGGCAGCGGCTCGGCATGCTCGACGAGGGCGTGCAGATCATGCGGCAGCTGTGGTCCACGGGCACGGCGACGCTGGACGGCAAGCACTACCAGGTCGATGGCGCCCGGTCCTACCCGCTGCCGCTGCAGGAAGGCGGCATTCCGCTGTGGATCGCCGGCGGCGGGGAGAAGAAGACGCTCCGCATCGCCGCCCGCTACGCCCGCTACACCAACTTCGCCGGTGGTGCCGAGGACTTCAAGCACAAGTCCGAGGTGCTCGCCGCGCACTGCCGCGACCTCGGCACCGACTTCGACGCGATCGTCCGGTCGGCCAACTACAACGTGGTCATCGGCGAGACCGAGAAGGACGTGGCCGACCGGCTGGCTTGGATCCGCGCGCACTACGAGCCGCACGTGCCCGCCGACGTGCTGGAGAACACGGTCGAATCGTTCCGCAACGGTCCGCTGGTCGGCACACCCGAGCAGGTCGCCGAGCGGCTCACCGAGCTGCGCGGTCTCGGCATGACCTACGCGATCACCTACTTCGCCGACATCGCCTACGACCGCACGTCGGTGGAGCTGTTCACCAACCGCGTCATCCCCGAGCTGGCCTGA
- the pip gene encoding prolyl aminopeptidase, with amino-acid sequence MTQLHPTAEPYAEGMLDVGDGNRIHWAACGNPDGKPAAVVHGGPGSGAWTSTRGYFDPDRYHVVLFDQRNCGRSTPHASDPATDLTHNTTEHLIADMELLREHLGIDRWLLFGGSWGSTLILAYAQRHPERVSEIVIAGVTTTDRRELEWLYHEVGRFFPAERERFRAGAGDVEGGTFDVLAAYARLLADPDPAVRAKAARDWSTWEDTAISLEPHGVPNVYSNRPSREVLAITRICAHYFSNAAWLTEGVLIREAHRLKGIPGKLIHGRLDLSGPVETAWELAKVWPDADLQVIEDAGHTGSDAMRAAMRAALDEFAVRPARG; translated from the coding sequence ATGACCCAGCTCCACCCGACCGCCGAGCCCTACGCCGAGGGCATGCTCGACGTGGGCGACGGCAACCGCATCCACTGGGCCGCCTGCGGAAACCCGGACGGCAAGCCCGCCGCGGTCGTGCACGGCGGCCCCGGCTCGGGCGCGTGGACCAGCACGCGCGGCTACTTCGACCCGGACCGCTACCACGTCGTCCTGTTCGACCAGCGCAACTGCGGCCGCAGCACACCGCACGCGAGCGACCCGGCCACCGACCTGACCCACAACACCACCGAGCACCTGATCGCCGACATGGAACTGCTGCGCGAGCACCTCGGCATCGACCGGTGGCTGCTGTTCGGTGGCTCCTGGGGTTCCACCCTGATCCTCGCCTACGCCCAGCGGCACCCGGAACGGGTCAGCGAGATCGTGATCGCCGGGGTCACCACCACCGACCGCCGCGAGCTCGAGTGGCTCTACCACGAGGTCGGCCGGTTCTTCCCCGCGGAGCGGGAGCGGTTCCGGGCCGGGGCCGGTGACGTCGAGGGCGGCACCTTCGACGTCCTCGCCGCGTACGCACGGCTGCTGGCCGACCCCGATCCCGCCGTACGAGCGAAGGCCGCGCGGGACTGGAGCACCTGGGAGGACACCGCGATTTCGCTGGAACCCCACGGGGTGCCGAACGTCTACAGCAACCGGCCGTCCCGCGAGGTGCTCGCGATAACCCGCATCTGCGCGCACTACTTCTCGAACGCAGCCTGGCTGACGGAGGGCGTGCTGATCCGGGAAGCTCACCGGCTCAAGGGCATCCCCGGCAAGCTCATCCACGGCCGGCTCGACCTGTCCGGCCCGGTGGAGACCGCGTGGGAGCTGGCCAAGGTGTGGCCGGACGCCGATCTGCAGGTGATCGAGGACGCCGGCCACACCGGCAGCGACGCGATGCGGGCGGCGATGCGCGCCGCCCTGGACGAGTTCGCGGTCAGGCCAGCTCGGGGATGA
- a CDS encoding MarR family winged helix-turn-helix transcriptional regulator — translation MTISRSDLLGTRLRNLLDLLDGDVAAVYADLGLPWFRPRFTPVVRLLTASGPQPIRDLANALGVTHSAASQTVAQMVKADLVTLSPGADARHRIVRLTRKAEELLPVLDAEWAATTAAAQEFEAELAYPLSALVDEAIEALRARPMRQRIADAAPELLG, via the coding sequence GTGACGATTTCCCGGTCCGACCTGCTCGGCACCCGGCTGCGGAACCTGCTGGACCTGCTCGACGGCGACGTCGCCGCGGTGTACGCCGATCTCGGTCTGCCCTGGTTCCGGCCGCGATTCACCCCGGTCGTGCGGTTGCTGACCGCCTCGGGGCCGCAGCCCATCCGCGACCTCGCCAACGCCCTCGGGGTCACGCACTCGGCGGCGAGCCAGACGGTCGCGCAGATGGTCAAGGCGGACCTGGTGACGCTGAGCCCGGGCGCGGACGCGCGGCACCGGATCGTCCGGCTGACCCGCAAGGCGGAGGAGCTGCTGCCGGTGCTGGACGCGGAATGGGCGGCGACCACCGCGGCGGCGCAGGAGTTCGAAGCGGAGCTGGCCTACCCGCTGAGCGCGCTGGTTGACGAGGCGATCGAGGCCCTGCGGGCCCGGCCGATGCGGCAGCGGATCGCCGACGCGGCGCCGGAGCTGCTGGGCTGA
- a CDS encoding class I SAM-dependent methyltransferase yields MTEAFFALFSGLPRQGPGSDATTRRLLDLAGPLPARARALDLGCGPGRSALVLAKAGARVIGLDTHRPFLDHLARAAEGLDVETVHASMAAPPFADRTFDLLWAESSVFVLGFDAALRTWRRLLNPGGVLVLTECEWSTETPSLAAREFWDRHYPLRTREENTAAATAAGYRVEAVFPQPDSDWWDEYYGPLSARADAAVTTDPAMVAAVAAAREEIAMRRDNGHEYRYTGFVLRDSRSSGQ; encoded by the coding sequence GTGACCGAAGCCTTCTTCGCGTTGTTCTCCGGCCTGCCGCGGCAGGGCCCGGGCTCCGACGCCACCACCCGCCGGCTGCTCGATCTCGCCGGGCCACTGCCCGCGCGAGCGCGCGCGCTCGATCTCGGCTGCGGACCGGGCCGCTCGGCGCTCGTGCTGGCGAAAGCGGGCGCCCGCGTGATCGGCCTGGACACGCACCGGCCGTTCCTGGACCACCTCGCCCGCGCCGCTGAGGGGCTCGACGTCGAGACCGTGCACGCGTCGATGGCCGCGCCGCCGTTTGCGGACCGGACCTTCGACCTGCTGTGGGCCGAGAGCTCGGTCTTCGTGCTCGGGTTCGACGCGGCGTTGCGGACGTGGCGGCGGCTGCTCAACCCGGGTGGGGTGCTGGTGCTGACCGAGTGCGAGTGGTCCACCGAAACGCCTTCCCTGGCGGCACGGGAGTTCTGGGACCGGCACTACCCACTTCGGACCCGCGAGGAGAACACCGCCGCCGCGACCGCTGCCGGTTACCGGGTGGAGGCCGTGTTCCCGCAACCGGACAGCGACTGGTGGGACGAGTACTACGGCCCCCTGTCCGCTCGCGCCGACGCGGCCGTCACGACCGACCCGGCGATGGTCGCGGCAGTGGCGGCGGCGAGGGAGGAGATCGCGATGCGCCGCGACAACGGTCACGAGTACCGGTACACCGGCTTTGTTCTCCGCGATTCTCGCTCTTCCGGCCAGTAG